From the genome of Oryza glaberrima chromosome 1, OglaRS2, whole genome shotgun sequence:
AAAGTGTTAGCAAATATATGAGTTtattgaagtattttttaagactaatctatacatgtagttaccatatttgaaatacaaatattttaaaaatggtttagaatctttgattctAAAATTTGATCTCACCCTTATCTTTATCTAAAACAACTACTAGTAACTGAATCGTTACTAAGCAGAAGATTAATTTGAGAGTTCCATGATGTGCACATTTACTTTGGACGAGTAGAAAGTAATCCTAGTTTTTTCTAATTATGCTTTGGACAGGCAATACGAGCAATATATTTCACAGAATATCTTCTGCAAACGAACTTCAATGGAGTTTCTTCGTCGTACGGTCGTACGTGCTGGTCGACAGAAGTATAGAAGACATGTTTGTCGTACGCTAGATAAACTGAATTATCTGCTCGTTTGGTGCCTGCAAGTATCGCCCATATACATAGGAACGTTAAGACcataaaaaggaagaaaaattttCTGCTCGTTTTGCGGGAAAGACAGAAAACTCATTACAGATTTTCTGCTACAACACCAACACACAAAGGAAGCATAACTGAAGAACGTTTGCTAGTTTTCTTTGTGTTCTCATTGGCGGAAAACTCACAAGGAAGCACAAAGAACGCACAAAGGAAACATACAAGAAATTTTGCTAGTTTTCCGCCAATGAGGACTCGGAAATAGCATAAATTTGCACTGGCCTTGTAGCGAACCGTACCGTTGATAAGATGGGAGTAGTTACTAGTAGCTtataatttttcctatatatatatcgctaatatgtttgttttgtgttgaaattttgatttattttttataaaattcctaaacataaaagtttgactaaaaaacGTGAAATGTGTGAGGATACATGCCAACGCGTTATTCAGAAACGAGAGAAACCCACGTCTCAACTTCGACATTTTGGCCGGTTGACGTGAGAGCAATCGAATTTCTTATTTATAGACCGTTCGGCGTTCTTGGGGACGAGACGATTGAGtttttttccctctcctcttccaCTCCTCTCGTAATTTTCTTCTCGTGGTGCCCGTCAGATCGGAGAGAGATGTAGTGAGATTTATTTGATTGGATTTAGGTGGGCGTGTTTCCTCTGCAAAGGTTGAAATAGGGTTTGGGGGAATGGCGGAAGCTCACGCTCAATAGCTCAATGTCCCCAAGAAATCACTCTCTGGTCACTGCTGATCGATTGCATTGCATCAACTGATTCTTCGATCACTGCTGATCGATTAcattgcaggcttgcagcaacTTATTATGAAAGATTGATTTGGTTTTGGAGCTGTTGTTACCGATGAATGTCGGCAGCAAAACAGATGTGCAGAAACACCATTTCTGTACGAATGTAGTTTACATATACAACAAAGGGTATACGTATATCTTTGTCAGAATTAATTCCGATAAAATGACCTAACAGTATGGCATATACAAACTGTTACATCGTCTTATCGAAATTAATTATGAGATAATATGTATGATAAAATTGTTTCCTTGACTAGGAGTTGATTTGCATAATCTCTGAGAAGAACAAAGCACCCTCCCGTTGGCCCTTGCCAATTATCTCTTCTTTCATTTGGCAAGCTTATGTTTTGTAAAAGCTTTTGTTTCCTGCAGGTTCCTACCGCAACAGATGCAGGAAATCATATACTGATACGACCAATTTGGATGCATACTGGCAAGAGAAGGGCGTTACCAAGAGATGTCGCACTAAACAATCTCGCAAAAATACCCACGAACCACAATTCTATAAACGCATACTGTGATCGTGCACAAACCAATAAATATGATGGGCGTTACCCATGAACCACTCTTCTATAAACTAGGAGCAGAAGGAATACAGTCCCCTCGAAGTAATCCCCTACTAGACTTGAATATCAATAAAACAACAGATGCTAGAGTTAAACACTGGAGTATGGTTTAATCGAAAGGTATATATGAAAACCAAAACAACAAAAGGTAGGCAGGTAGTTCATTCAGGTGATAGACAAAATCCAACAATCCGCATGTGAACTTGATTAAAAAGAACATGTCTTTGTCTTAATAAAAACTAAAGAGAACAAGCCATACATGCATAAGAGAAAACTGAATAAGCCTACAAAAAGCACAATTACTTTTAATATTGTTCATTCTGCACAATTACTTGTAATCTTGATCATCATCCTCGTCAAGGAGCTTGAAGTAATCTTGTTCATCATCCTCATCGAGGAGCTTGAGGTATTGCTCCAACTTAGGTATGAGGGCCCTGAGGCAGGGGGGCGGGGGGTGGGTCCTAGCGACACGAGCATAACGCTTCTGCCACTCCGTATCCGGATCATACCTGTGCAGCTTCCCCGCCCGTGGtactcctccaccacctcctcctccgtcatCTCCATGTACTGGTGCGCGTCCGCGATCAACGCTCGCAGGAAGGTTTTCGCCGTTTCCTGTTCCGTAGCCGTCCACTTCTCCAAGTAAGCGTCTATCCCGAACGGCTTCTTCTCCTGCCGAGGCtgtttctcctcctccttcgcgtCGCCGACGGCGGAATTCTCCACCGGCGTCTCGCCGTCTTTGCGCTCCATCGATCTCAAAATCGAGGATTTGGATGGAGGATTacgctagtttttttttaggaaaaaattagGGGACGGTTTGGCTTCGGGTCGTGGTTGATTGATTTATTTATAGGCGCGGTCTCCGCCTTTCCCTGTACGCGCTGGCCTACGTGTCGGACTCTGTTTGTCCGGGTCGGAGTTGAGTTCCGGCTCGAGATAGCAGCGGAGACCGTCAGATTTTAATCGCACGGTCCGCGGCTCTACGCTGGGGTTCGGCGCTGCACGCCATGTCCGACACGGattcatcggcggcggcggcggcggaggcggcggcggagggtcgGAAGCCGAGGCGGCTGCGGGGGCACAAGAAGGGCGCCGTCACCTGctgcgtcgcctcctcctcccgcccgggcgtcgtcgcctcctccggcgaggTAAAGCGATTCTGCTCGTGCGTGGGTCTTTCTCCGAGGGGAAGGCACGCGACGCCATCCAGGGCCTTGCGACTTCCTCTGCCAGAGCAACGCGTGGTCTCTCTGGTGGCTCTCCCGCGTCCGTGCTCAGTGGTCTCCCACcttgctgcagcagcagcacgaggAGAGGGGTGCCCTTCGCTGAGGACAACGGTCGAACACCTCGTGGGCGCTGTCTGCTGAGCTAGTGGCAGAATCTTGTAGGCTCGCATCGCATGCTTCCTCCCCTGCTATGCTATGCAGAAATCTGCAACCATGACTATTGGCAGCCAAATTCATTGCCGGAGGCTTTAGGTGGCTGCTTGTGCGTTATCGGCAAACTGAGATCATCACATTCAACTGCTGTATAGAATAATGCACCGGTTACTTTGTGAAAGTAGCAACCTGCATAGACCATAGATTAGTATCCAGTTCCCTATTTCACTTTGTCCTTGCTGCTTCCTGATGGCACTTGAGTTCACTAATTCAGTACCAATTGTCCCACCATAACTTTCCCAGCATGGAGATGTTGTAGAGATCTGATGTTGTAGAGATCTCATCTAGGATTTCATATGCGATCGGTAAAAACTACAAAATTGGCACTAGGTACATGCGAGAACGTTATGAATTGCTATGAACTTGGTGAATGTGCATCCGATTGCTGATATCATCTTACAGCCAGTAGGTGTTTTCTTCTTTTAGGGCATTTCCCTTTTTCTGCAAAGTTACAATTCTAACCGTGTGTTGCACTACCTTGAGAATATGATTCATAATTCTTGACCCTTCTTATGTTACTAGACCTTATGCTAATTCTCATGTTCTCACTGCTTATTTGACCACATTAGGATGGATGTCTTTGCTGGTTTGATTTGCGTACGAAGGATGTGCTTTTCACCATGGAGGCGACAAATCAACCAATTTCTTCTATGTGTTTCAAAGCAGGTCAGCATGCCTCCGTTGTCCAAACCACTCCAGagttttgtcccaaaaatatgTGGGGCATGCCAATGTCACACACTAAAATGTCCTCTCTTTTGGTAGGAAATGAAGATCTTGTGTATGCCTCTGCTGgaaatgaaattttatctttcgATGTTCGAATGGTAAGTTCAGCATCCCTATTTTTATTATGTGCTTAACTTGGTTTCTCTCTTGTAATATGGTTACCatgattcttttttcttattagGGACCTCAAGCAAAGCCATTGGACACTTATAACTACAATAGAGATGAAATCAATCAGGTTGTACCCTGGAGTATATTGCCATCTCATTCTCTATGAAAAGACCACTATTTCATCCTGAAATGATGCTTTCACTTTATGGATGTCTCTTACTATTTTACCTAAAGCTTTTATGCAAATGTGATTGGATTAAAAAGAGAATCTAAAAGGTCACATTTGATGCAGATTGCTGTGAGCTCTAAAGGTTTTCTTGCTGCTGCAGATGACAGTGGGGATGTCAAGGTAAAATATTGTGTTGACATAAATGTTGAAGACAAGCATgcttctattatcttaaaacatattaaatgatcaaaatattggtagtgctGTTTAGACTTAGAGGACTTCACTTGAAAATGTTGAAAGAGTTGGCAAATCTGTAAGCAATGCAGTTTACcattaaatttaagtaaatGAACATAGACTGTAAATATTTGTGTTGCAGTTTTTCTAGCTTTTCAATTATTAACAAGTTATATAGCTAGAGAATTTATGGTGATATTTTCACACTACTTGCTTCATTTAATTGGTTTGTTGTTAGAAAGTTTTCTTGTTGAGATTTTCTGATTTTGTGTGCTTGTGTATCATTTAGATAAAATAATAGTTTTTGAATTGGAAATGGATTTCTGAACTACCTTGCTTTGGTGCAATAGAAGGTTATTCCAAGTCAGAACTTGCTCATGTTTTCACTCTTAGAGAATTCTGCTTCTGCTTTTGCAGATTATCAACACCATCCAAAAATGCCTGTACAAAAGATTGAGGGAAGCCCACACAAGTGTATCCTTATGTAGTGCTACTGGGATGTTTAACTCTGATGTTTCATCATTTTATGAtcctagtatttttttaatttccctGCAACATGTAAATCAGTTATTCCTTAGTTATCTTTATAAGATTTGCAGCAGTGTACAATTCATTCCTTGGAGACCTTGGACAGGTCAGTGCTACTTCATGCTTCATTGTTTGACTTGTACTTTTCTTTTGTCAACTTATAAGATGCAAATACTAGCGTTCTCCTTGGattcttttattttaatttgtaattttttatccTCACAAATAGTTCAGTTTCATCTAACAGCCATTACTGGAGGCCTTGATTCAAAGCTTGCTGTGTGGGATTTCTCCAAAGGGCGAACACTGTTTTCTATAGATTATGGTACCTCCTTTTTCCTCGAATGAAAAACTTACAATCCATGCATCACACCAACTTCTATGTATCTTTTTACCTTTTGACTGGGTCGTATAGTAACAATTCCTAGTGAATCTTGTACGGTTACTTTAATGGGTTCACATCTGTAGCTTTAAGATTAAATGGGAAAGTTGGGTTTTGCTGATTAACCACAATGTTGTATATTCCCTTTTTTTCGCAGAAATTTTCTCCAGCATGCATTgattaactctttttttttttttttttgctcttggACGTCAGGATCACCTGAAATGCAGAATGGAAGTTCAGGTGGGCAATGTTTCAATCCTCCTTTTGTTCACTCAATAGCAGTTTCTGAAGAGGGCATCTTGGGAGGGTCGTACAAAGTTTGTGCTGTTGCAAGAGGAGATGGTGCTGTTGATGTGGTTGATCTAGAATATGAACTTGCCCCTGCAAAATCAAAAGGGCTTCCTCGGATGGCAGATTTGAGTTTAAGCTCGAAAAGAACTGATATAGGAGATGGATGTGGCAGTCAAAGTCAAGGGAAAAGGATCCACCTTGATTACACAGTGGGTGGCCATACTTCATCTGTTTCTTGCGTGTAAGTCCCTCTATGTTGTTTCTCTGTAATTTCTTACTTATCTTACCCTTTTACTAACTGCTTAATACTTTAACAGTACATTTTCAGCATTTGGTGAGAAGGGGAAGTTTCTTGTTTCTGGTGGCAATGATTCATCAATTAAATTATGGGATTGGTCCAAAGGGTTCTCCTCTGAAACAAACAGCAGTGCTGAATTGGTGTTGGATATAAAGGTTAATAAAAAGGTAGCCACTCAACCTTAAATTCTGTGAAATGTTGTCTGCAGACTTTGGCTATCTATCTGCACATACTCCATTACTTGATGTACTAAATAGTAATTTTGCTGTTAACGGATGTGATTGAATTCTTAGGCTCGGGTAAAATTGCTAAACCTTTGATCTACATCTTGACAGGTGAACTGGTTGTGTACTACTCCGACTGATTCAGATAACCTGATTCTGTGTGACACATCCAAGGTGGTCAAAGTTTACAATCTACCTTAGACTGAGAATGTGCGGCATTATCAATGCCCAAGGGTCTCAGCCCAATGCCCAAGAGCAGCCCTGTACCAGTCGATGggacaatttctttttttttgaaaagaaatggGACAATTTCTTGAGGACATTTAGCACAAAATTGTGTGCCCGACCATCAGTGTCAGCTTGGTCCTGACTAGTCTTTTGACAATGATGAAGCTAGGCCCACTGCAGCAAGTTGTGTGACGTGAGAAATCAAGATTGTTAGTTCTCTGCAGCTAGTTGTGTGAAGTGAGAGTTCAAGATTGTTAATACGGTGAAATGAACGTATGTTCTCTAAGAGTCAACGTGTTTTTGTGCTTGCAACCAGCTTTCATGTACTAATAATGGCGAATT
Proteins encoded in this window:
- the LOC127762833 gene encoding uncharacterized protein LOC127762833, with translation MSDTDSSAAAAAEAAAEGRKPRRLRGHKKGAVTCCVASSSRPGVVASSGEDGCLCWFDLRTKDVLFTMEATNQPISSMCFKAGNEDLVYASAGNEILSFDVRMGPQAKPLDTYNYNRDEINQIAVSSKGFLAAADDSGDVKIINTIQKCLYKRLREAHTSICSSVQFIPWRPWTAITGGLDSKLAVWDFSKGRTLFSIDYGSPEMQNGSSGGQCFNPPFVHSIAVSEEGILGGSYKVCAVARGDGAVDVVDLEYELAPAKSKGLPRMADLSLSSKRTDIGDGCGSQSQGKRIHLDYTVGGHTSSVSCVTFSAFGEKGKFLVSGGNDSSIKLWDWSKGFSSETNSSAELVLDIKVNKKVNWLCTTPTDSDNLILCDTSKVVKVYNLP